The Blastopirellula marina genome has a window encoding:
- a CDS encoding CsgG/HfaB family protein — MQKFLFGMTLALLVACSAGTLKAQDAVYPTAIFPFQERGADVKGLGAQVSDLLFASLVVDPTMYLVDREDMAKILQEQELSVSGLVNPSEAVQVGQLTGAKLILTGSVIQAGDKLVLVAKIIGTETSRVAGASIKGQVDQDIDELAEALSAEIVKEIGKNSEQLVPKVVPQSERIAALKEKIGEAKLPVVSVSIEERHVGRATIDPAAETEMTLYLQELGFEVVDAKDGAKGAAEIKIVGEGFSEFTARAGNLAPVKARVEIKALDAKTGKVIAIDRQTSVAVDLNEQIAGKSALQSAAATIAERMIPKLVKTADKK, encoded by the coding sequence ATGCAAAAGTTCTTATTTGGAATGACGCTGGCCCTGCTTGTCGCTTGTTCGGCCGGTACGCTGAAAGCTCAGGACGCGGTCTATCCCACCGCCATCTTCCCGTTTCAGGAACGTGGCGCGGATGTGAAAGGGCTCGGTGCCCAGGTTTCTGACCTACTGTTTGCCAGCCTGGTTGTTGATCCCACCATGTACCTGGTCGATCGTGAAGACATGGCTAAGATCTTGCAGGAACAAGAGCTCAGCGTGTCTGGGCTGGTCAATCCCTCGGAAGCCGTGCAAGTGGGACAGCTAACCGGTGCCAAGTTGATTCTGACCGGCAGTGTGATTCAGGCAGGCGACAAGCTGGTGCTGGTGGCCAAGATTATCGGCACCGAAACGAGTCGCGTTGCCGGCGCGAGCATCAAGGGGCAGGTCGATCAAGATATCGACGAACTGGCCGAAGCGCTTTCCGCCGAAATCGTGAAAGAGATTGGCAAGAACTCCGAGCAATTGGTCCCCAAGGTTGTTCCTCAGAGCGAACGTATCGCGGCCCTCAAGGAAAAGATCGGCGAAGCGAAGCTGCCTGTGGTCAGTGTTTCGATTGAAGAGCGACACGTGGGACGCGCCACGATCGATCCGGCTGCAGAAACCGAAATGACTCTCTACCTGCAAGAGCTTGGGTTTGAAGTGGTCGATGCCAAGGACGGAGCGAAGGGTGCGGCCGAAATCAAGATCGTCGGCGAAGGCTTCAGTGAGTTCACTGCCCGAGCAGGCAACCTGGCCCCGGTGAAGGCTCGCGTCGAAATCAAAGCACTCGATGCGAAGACCGGCAAGGTGATCGCTATCGATCGACAGACATCGGTGGCCGTTGATCTCAACGAGCAGATCGCTGGTAAGTCGGCACTGCAATCGGCAGCGGCCACGATCGCCGAACGGATGATTCCGAAACTGGTGAAGACCGCGGATAAAAAGTAG
- a CDS encoding FAD-dependent oxidoreductase translates to MKIVIVGGVAGGASAAARARRLSEEAEIVVIERGAHPSFANCGLPYYVGGEIESRDKLLVAPIQLLRERLKLDVRVRSEVTKIDPQAKAVTVKELESGKEYTESYDSLIIATGASPFRPPLPGIDNERIVSLRDLNDADRMRDLAINGATQAVIVGAGFIGIEVAENLIRRGIKTTIVELANQILPPWDQEMILPLQRHLIAEGIDLRLGASAAKFESDQDKINVTMNDSSVIPADFVVLCIGVRPDSKLAAEAGIECGPRGGIRVTSQMETNIPDIYAVGDVVETKCSITGDPIQIPLAGPANRQGRIAADRIFQRDSQYRGTQGTAVVGMFGQTAAMTGMSEKVLRAKGISYEKIYLHPTDHAGYFPGAKQMLMKLLFSPDDGKILGAQAAGTSGVDKRMDVIAMAIQAGMTVYDLEEAELCYAPQYGHAKDPVNMAGFIASGVLRGDQPIIHASTLADESSAGLFILDVRTTGEYAKGHIPGAVNIPIEELRDRIQEVPADKSIATYCQVGQRGYLATRLLLQHGMNARNISGGYRLWSILEDPS, encoded by the coding sequence ATGAAGATCGTCATCGTTGGCGGTGTTGCCGGGGGTGCTTCGGCAGCCGCTCGTGCGCGACGTCTGAGCGAAGAAGCCGAGATCGTTGTTATCGAACGGGGTGCACATCCGTCCTTCGCCAATTGTGGTCTTCCCTATTACGTAGGTGGCGAAATTGAATCGCGCGACAAACTGCTCGTCGCGCCGATTCAACTGCTCCGCGAACGATTGAAACTGGATGTCCGCGTCCGAAGCGAAGTGACCAAGATCGATCCGCAAGCGAAAGCCGTTACCGTTAAGGAATTGGAATCGGGCAAAGAGTACACCGAAAGCTATGACAGTCTAATCATCGCCACCGGTGCCTCCCCTTTCCGTCCCCCGCTGCCAGGGATCGACAACGAGCGAATCGTCAGCCTGCGTGACCTGAATGATGCCGATCGCATGCGGGATCTGGCCATCAATGGAGCCACCCAGGCCGTTATCGTCGGTGCCGGTTTCATTGGTATCGAAGTCGCCGAAAACCTCATTCGTCGTGGCATCAAGACGACCATTGTCGAACTAGCCAATCAAATTCTGCCCCCTTGGGATCAGGAAATGATTCTTCCGCTGCAACGGCATCTCATCGCCGAAGGGATCGACCTGCGGCTAGGGGCTTCCGCAGCGAAGTTCGAGTCTGATCAAGACAAGATCAACGTCACGATGAATGACTCTTCCGTCATCCCGGCCGACTTTGTCGTCCTGTGCATCGGCGTTCGTCCCGATAGCAAGCTGGCCGCAGAGGCTGGCATCGAGTGCGGCCCACGGGGTGGGATTCGTGTCACGAGTCAAATGGAGACCAACATTCCCGACATCTACGCGGTAGGGGATGTCGTGGAAACAAAATGTTCGATCACCGGCGATCCCATCCAGATTCCGTTGGCAGGCCCAGCGAATCGCCAAGGTCGCATCGCCGCCGATCGTATCTTCCAACGCGACTCGCAATACCGCGGCACGCAAGGAACGGCGGTCGTTGGCATGTTCGGTCAGACCGCGGCCATGACCGGCATGAGTGAAAAGGTTCTGCGTGCCAAGGGAATCTCGTACGAAAAAATTTACCTCCACCCAACCGATCACGCTGGCTACTTCCCTGGCGCAAAGCAAATGCTGATGAAGCTGTTGTTCTCGCCGGACGACGGAAAGATCCTCGGGGCACAAGCCGCCGGAACTAGCGGCGTGGACAAGCGAATGGATGTGATCGCGATGGCGATCCAAGCCGGTATGACCGTGTACGATCTGGAAGAAGCGGAACTTTGCTACGCTCCGCAGTATGGCCACGCGAAGGATCCGGTCAACATGGCTGGCTTCATCGCTTCCGGAGTTTTGCGCGGCGACCAGCCGATTATCCATGCAAGCACGCTCGCCGATGAATCTTCCGCAGGTCTGTTTATCCTGGATGTCCGCACCACAGGCGAATATGCCAAAGGGCACATCCCCGGAGCGGTAAACATTCCGATCGAAGAACTACGTGATCGAATCCAGGAAGTTCCGGCCGATAAATCCATAGCAACCTACTGCCAGGTAGGCCAACGCGGCTATCTGGCCACGCGTCTTCTGCTTCAACATGGCATGAATGCCCGCAACATCAGCGGAGGATACCGTCTGTGGAGCATCCTGGAAGATCCCAGCTAG
- a CDS encoding SHD1 domain-containing protein, translated as MLLTYRFVLWAVLVLAPSVTLAQQPRCALIDIDQSALGGLLEAELLALPNTQWVERTEIQKLLNEQRLQSIVGAQSGNDRRSIGGVLKADVLVLLRTIEEDQKKYAEIVIAETNQGIRLVRQKMLLGKDPANDAEVLVKLASDGIAKSQGAIPHIFAVPPFVSDDLTYEYDYLRSTYAKLLERTLLDLPGVVVVELDEAKAITNEYNLAADGANVERKLPTYVLGEYRNEGRGDDRRVRLSLKAQQGAKVVHDKNETIEPEAVSGVLLKYAQELASSQGIQTASIDPQQEVKLLNERANLFMRLANWDEAQALVEASLLLEPDQPEMHSQAVTIVENRLKEFPFQSVEHIENSARLKYHALQHIQVLVNHSHYSLAARHMRVFDKSSINELRVFVQPDSVAQRLVQNSHAYQDLRTTIAMQLVHGLAEAKAWSPSSELLHMIVRDWKPQDRYAEIKNILLKYQQLASDENFARIYILAREQPKRIRSLEGRAFLQELIDSPEALPHVRQAAESLRKEIQPEPPVAVVNRSNADASVNDNLTFRRIEFDGLKTIYGCESLGGDWDLVSADNAYYLYSQASGLRKIADRPRNAGGRFHYDGKFVWASVLNDEGGLELAVFEPQTGKRHDFSQADGLPLLSPKEVPDASAETFGIVVAPVSIGRAIVVGYVGRTWFADVTFSADGDHQVKIFHEAKETLPQERNSVEADNLNIRFGPHEMLPMVRKENGKVVERGFFLTRFSMSQVLSSHPLLINPDDLTIRVLDPSWSEFSGGWVIDGELYRERMIARRNKGQGLYRRGLGDEQKTLVLSEYEEGNFCYDEGTKILHLAGREWRQADLSTGQLTSLGPVPWEYRNRWSFSDPGPPTRTEDGTYSLSRLNYTRNYGLIAMCSPKTRGKRLCLQVLFDGSGQSFKEVAGIQEVNEKRPDAQDEFRPLPITGREKLGGPGERIADVAYSPDGKYVVTVAEQSNRSVRVWQAESGAIIASLLDDPKGMNSVAFSPAGKYFATGGNDGRVILWDARSLRPLQQWTDLKGVVTDLVFSNDATRLAATNKDAAACVWELESGKKAFDFLGCSSSRGFGKLAFTPDDEMLLAIQAQASVQAYDAKQGTDLGMMETFEWVAGFLPDGSLLGVGKEIDNDLVRRQPDGTTQVVWPRFSGGPIAISKNGRFLATFYPSAVADENRDLFFDRLEIWDTSAKKLVYAEEGLRDPRLAFSPDGTKLIVRDPKGVAKQIELVAVAKGKKQNGEMPAAGAGELLTPMRTWTDKSGQFHIDAALVKWDAKSAVLRTSEGNQLTIPLSVLSEADLRFLKELAQRN; from the coding sequence ATGCTGTTAACTTATCGCTTCGTTCTTTGGGCTGTTCTGGTTCTTGCTCCCTCGGTGACACTTGCCCAACAGCCGCGGTGTGCGCTGATCGATATCGATCAATCCGCGTTGGGAGGCCTGTTGGAAGCAGAGCTATTGGCATTGCCGAATACGCAGTGGGTGGAACGCACCGAGATTCAGAAACTACTTAATGAGCAGCGGTTGCAATCGATCGTCGGTGCCCAGTCAGGCAATGACCGACGTTCGATCGGCGGCGTGTTGAAAGCGGATGTGCTGGTCCTTCTGCGGACAATCGAAGAGGATCAAAAGAAGTACGCCGAGATCGTGATCGCGGAAACCAATCAAGGAATTCGCCTGGTACGTCAGAAGATGCTACTGGGAAAAGATCCGGCCAACGATGCCGAGGTGCTGGTCAAACTGGCCAGCGATGGCATTGCCAAATCACAAGGGGCGATACCGCATATTTTTGCCGTGCCTCCTTTTGTCAGTGACGACCTGACCTATGAATACGACTATTTGCGATCGACCTACGCCAAGCTTCTCGAGCGAACGCTGCTTGACTTGCCTGGGGTGGTGGTCGTGGAACTGGACGAAGCGAAAGCGATTACCAACGAATACAATCTCGCTGCCGACGGTGCCAACGTCGAGCGTAAGCTGCCCACCTACGTGCTAGGGGAATACCGCAACGAGGGAAGGGGAGACGATCGCCGCGTACGGTTGAGCTTGAAGGCTCAGCAAGGGGCAAAGGTCGTTCACGATAAAAATGAAACGATTGAACCTGAAGCGGTGTCCGGCGTGCTGCTGAAATATGCCCAAGAACTGGCGTCGTCGCAGGGTATCCAGACCGCTTCGATTGACCCACAGCAGGAAGTAAAGCTGCTCAACGAGCGGGCCAACTTGTTCATGCGGTTGGCCAACTGGGATGAAGCACAGGCACTGGTCGAAGCCAGTTTGCTGCTGGAGCCGGACCAACCTGAGATGCACAGTCAGGCGGTTACCATTGTGGAAAACCGCCTGAAAGAGTTCCCTTTTCAGTCGGTCGAGCATATTGAGAACAGTGCTCGGCTGAAGTATCACGCGTTGCAGCATATTCAAGTGTTGGTCAACCACTCTCATTACAGCCTGGCTGCTCGGCATATGAGGGTGTTTGATAAGTCGTCGATCAACGAATTACGCGTCTTTGTTCAACCCGACTCCGTTGCCCAGAGGCTTGTGCAGAACAGCCATGCGTATCAAGACTTGCGTACGACAATCGCGATGCAGTTGGTTCATGGATTAGCGGAAGCCAAGGCCTGGTCGCCAAGCTCGGAACTGCTGCACATGATTGTTCGAGATTGGAAGCCGCAGGATCGCTACGCGGAGATCAAGAATATCCTGCTGAAGTATCAGCAACTGGCCAGCGATGAAAACTTTGCTCGTATCTACATCCTGGCCAGGGAACAACCCAAGCGAATTCGTAGCCTGGAAGGAAGGGCGTTTCTGCAGGAGCTGATCGATTCACCAGAAGCTCTTCCGCACGTTCGTCAGGCGGCAGAGTCGCTGCGAAAGGAAATTCAGCCTGAGCCCCCGGTTGCGGTTGTCAATCGCAGCAATGCCGACGCATCCGTGAACGATAACTTGACCTTTCGCCGGATCGAATTCGATGGGTTGAAAACGATCTACGGTTGCGAGTCGCTGGGGGGAGATTGGGACCTGGTAAGCGCGGACAATGCATACTATCTCTACTCGCAGGCCAGTGGACTACGAAAGATAGCCGATCGACCGCGAAATGCTGGCGGTCGATTTCACTACGATGGAAAGTTTGTCTGGGCTTCGGTCTTGAATGACGAAGGGGGCCTGGAATTGGCCGTCTTCGAACCGCAAACGGGGAAACGGCATGACTTTTCTCAAGCCGATGGCTTGCCGCTGCTTTCGCCGAAAGAAGTACCCGATGCGTCTGCCGAGACGTTCGGGATTGTGGTCGCCCCAGTGAGCATTGGGAGGGCGATCGTCGTGGGTTACGTGGGGAGAACCTGGTTCGCGGATGTTACCTTCAGTGCGGACGGCGATCACCAGGTTAAAATCTTCCACGAGGCGAAGGAAACGCTGCCTCAGGAAAGAAATAGTGTCGAAGCTGATAATCTCAATATTCGATTTGGCCCGCACGAGATGTTGCCCATGGTACGCAAGGAGAACGGAAAGGTCGTCGAGCGAGGCTTCTTCTTAACGCGTTTTAGCATGAGCCAGGTGCTGTCGAGTCATCCACTGCTCATCAATCCCGACGATCTAACGATTCGAGTGCTGGATCCCTCGTGGAGTGAATTCAGCGGAGGATGGGTGATCGACGGAGAACTTTATCGCGAGAGAATGATTGCCCGTCGAAATAAGGGGCAGGGGCTTTACCGGCGAGGCTTGGGAGACGAACAAAAGACCTTGGTCCTTTCTGAATATGAAGAAGGAAACTTCTGTTACGACGAGGGAACGAAGATACTTCATCTGGCCGGCAGAGAGTGGCGTCAAGCCGATTTAAGCACCGGCCAACTGACTTCGCTGGGGCCTGTTCCTTGGGAGTACCGAAATCGCTGGTCTTTTTCTGATCCGGGGCCACCGACACGAACCGAGGACGGAACTTATAGCCTGAGTCGATTGAATTACACCCGTAATTATGGGCTGATCGCGATGTGCTCGCCTAAGACGCGAGGGAAGAGACTGTGTCTTCAAGTGTTGTTCGATGGATCGGGCCAATCCTTTAAAGAGGTAGCCGGTATCCAGGAAGTGAACGAGAAGCGGCCTGATGCGCAGGATGAATTTCGTCCGCTGCCGATTACCGGGCGCGAAAAACTTGGGGGCCCAGGCGAGCGTATCGCCGACGTGGCCTATTCGCCGGATGGAAAGTACGTGGTGACCGTGGCCGAACAATCTAACCGGTCAGTGCGCGTGTGGCAGGCCGAAAGTGGTGCGATCATCGCGAGCCTGTTGGACGATCCGAAAGGGATGAACAGCGTTGCGTTCAGTCCCGCAGGCAAGTACTTCGCCACTGGCGGTAACGATGGTCGTGTCATTCTGTGGGACGCCAGGTCATTGCGTCCGCTTCAGCAATGGACCGATCTGAAGGGCGTGGTCACCGACCTGGTATTTTCAAACGATGCAACGCGTCTGGCCGCGACGAATAAAGACGCCGCGGCATGTGTTTGGGAACTTGAAAGCGGTAAGAAGGCATTCGATTTTTTGGGCTGCAGCAGTTCACGCGGTTTCGGGAAGCTTGCCTTTACGCCGGATGATGAAATGCTTTTGGCGATTCAAGCTCAAGCGAGTGTCCAGGCTTATGATGCCAAGCAAGGTACGGACCTGGGAATGATGGAAACATTTGAATGGGTCGCTGGCTTTCTGCCAGATGGATCACTGCTTGGGGTCGGCAAAGAGATCGACAACGACCTGGTTCGGCGTCAGCCGGATGGCACCACCCAAGTCGTGTGGCCGCGTTTCTCAGGCGGTCCGATTGCTATCAGCAAAAATGGCCGCTTCCTGGCGACTTTCTATCCGTCTGCCGTGGCCGATGAAAATCGCGATCTGTTCTTCGACCGCCTCGAAATATGGGACACCAGCGCGAAAAAGCTTGTCTATGCCGAAGAAGGTTTACGCGATCCCAGACTGGCCTTCTCGCCTGACGGTACGAAACTAATTGTGAGAGATCCGAAAGGGGTGGCCAAACAGATTGAGCTCGTTGCGGTGGCTAAAGGCAAAAAACAAAACGGAGAAATGCCTGCCGCTGGTGCCGGCGAATTGCTGACGCCGATGCGAACCTGGACCGATAAGTCAGGCCAATTTCACATCGACGCAGCATTGGTCAAGTGGGACGCGAAGTCGGCTGTTCTAAGAACTTCCGAGGGCAATCAGTTGACGATTCCCTTGTCGGTGCTATCGGAAGCCGACTTGCGTTTCCTCAAAGAGCTTGCCCAGCGCAACTAG